The genomic segment CTCCTTCGCCGATTTCGGGCTGCCGGACCGGCTGGTCTCGGTGCTGCACCGGCGCGGGATGACCGCGCCGTTCGCGATCCAGGCGGCCACCCTGCCGGACTCGCTCGCCGGCCGCGACCTGCTCGGCCGCGGCCGTACCGGCTCCGGCAAGACGCTCGCGTTCGGGCTGCCGACCCTGGTCCGGCTCGCGGCCGGGCGGCCGGCCGCGCCGACGAAGCCGCGCGGGCTGGTCCTGGTGCCCACCCGCGAACTCGCCCTGCAGGTACGCGATGCGCTGGAGCCCCTCGGCCGCGCCCTCGACGTCCGGATCGCCGCGGTCGTCGGCGGCGCCCCGTTCGTCAAGCAGATCAGCCAGCTGCGCCGCGGCGCCGAACTGGTCGTCGCCACGCCGGGCCGGCTGGCCGACCTGATCGCCCAGCGGGCCTGCGACCTGTCCGAGGTGGAGGTCACCGTCCTGGACGAGGCCGACCAGATGTGCGACATGGGGTTCCTGCCGGCGGTCACCGAGCTGCTGGACCAGGTCCGCCCCGGCGGCCAGCGGATGCTGTTCTCCGCCACCCTGGACGGCGACGTCGACTCGCTGGTCGCGAAGTATCTGACCGATCCGGTGACCCACTCGACCGACCCGGGTACCGCGTCGGTGTCGACGATGGACCATCACCTGGTGCTGGTGTTCCCGCCGGACAAGCAGACGGTGACCGCGCAGATCGCCAACCGCGCCGGCCGCACCCTGCTGTTCGTGCGTACCCGCAGCTTCGCCGACCGGCTCGAGGAGCAGCTGCGCTCGGTCGGGGTCGCCGCGCGCGCCCTGCACGGCGGCAAGACCCAGGCGGTACGCACCCGTACCCTCGCCGAGTTCCGGGAGGGCCGGGTGACCGCGCTGGTGGCCACCGACGTCGCGGCGCGCGGCATCCACGTCGACGACGTCAGCCTGGTACTGCACGTCGACCCGGCCGGCGACGCCAAGGACTACCTGCACCGCGCCGGCCGTACCGCCCGGGCCGGCGAGACCGGCACCGTGGTGACGCTGGTGACGCCGCGGCAGCGCAAGTTCGCCGAGTCGATCGTCAAGCAGGCCGGGGTGCACGCGCGGCGACTCCGGTTGCGCCGGCTGGACGAGGCGGCGCAGCCGATCGACCCGCTGCTGGCCGAGGTCACCGGCGCCCGCGAGCCGAGTGGCGTGCCGGTCCGGGAGGCGCCCGCGCAGCGCCGCGGCCGGCCCCGCCGGGACGACCGCATCCCCGGCCAGCGCGGCCCGCGCGCTGCGGGCTCCCGGTACCGTGCCGACGACC from the Actinocatenispora thailandica genome contains:
- a CDS encoding DEAD/DEAH box helicase; translation: MTNPVVPTTSIPKQSSSSPELTSPDRNITLAAAAPADTASADAASADTASADAAPGVSAAPDPGAAVDTAAGAPSSPEPASAQSPASFADFGLPDRLVSVLHRRGMTAPFAIQAATLPDSLAGRDLLGRGRTGSGKTLAFGLPTLVRLAAGRPAAPTKPRGLVLVPTRELALQVRDALEPLGRALDVRIAAVVGGAPFVKQISQLRRGAELVVATPGRLADLIAQRACDLSEVEVTVLDEADQMCDMGFLPAVTELLDQVRPGGQRMLFSATLDGDVDSLVAKYLTDPVTHSTDPGTASVSTMDHHLVLVFPPDKQTVTAQIANRAGRTLLFVRTRSFADRLEEQLRSVGVAARALHGGKTQAVRTRTLAEFREGRVTALVATDVAARGIHVDDVSLVLHVDPAGDAKDYLHRAGRTARAGETGTVVTLVTPRQRKFAESIVKQAGVHARRLRLRRLDEAAQPIDPLLAEVTGAREPSGVPVREAPAQRRGRPRRDDRIPGQRGPRAAGSRYRADDRARAGDDRARGDRVREDRRHDVRRGDERAVDRGHRERRSGHDDRAAGRPDGFARHDGARGPAAGRDDRRGGGRFDRGGDGRDRSGDHGRPAHPARGERAPRWRSQHSN